The sequence TTGATAATGCATTAGAGATTGAACCAAGCACTGAACTCTGTTCATAAACATCTGCATTCGGAAAATACTCACTCAGAGCAGTGGCCAGTTGATTAAGGTAGGTTGGGTTCTCTTGAGACAGTTTTATGAATATTGCATTAATGAACCCCGCATCACCTAGGTCGTCCTGTAACGTGCCTATTGTTGTCACAATCATGTTTAGATGAAAACCAAGGAAACCCCCCAATATACTACTGAAGGTCCCAGTCACCTTAAGTGGGATGATCTGAGTACTTCCTTGAACCCCCGTGAGTACCTGCGCGTATATAGTGTCACCAATACTCACGTTACCCTCGGAAGCCAGGGTGTCCTGTATTATTGCCTCTCCATCACTTGCTGGCATGGAACCGTTTTCCATATGCACCTCGAAATAAGAGAAGTACTGACTTGGTATGCCTATTAGGGTAACAGCTTGCCCATTAACCTGCACTGTACCCAGTATTATTGCGGGGACTACGTATGAAACATGTGGTAGTCTCGCAATTACCTGGGCTACCTCCTCAGGTATTGAAACACTTTGTGAGTATACCATGAGGTCTGTGGGCAGTATATTCTCAACCTCACTGGTTATTGCGACCTTGAATCCGTAGGTCATTGTCTCTAGGGTTACCATTAACGCCACGCTATAGACTATTGCCAGCATCGTCAGTATAACCCTCGTTCTTCTGCTCCCAAGATTTCTCATTGACATTGTAAATAACGTCCTTAAACTCATGAGATTCATTAATGTAACCCTATGTACTTAAAAACGCTTCTAACAAAACGTAATCAGACTTCACCTCCTTCCTCATTATTCAGTACTCGGTTTGTTGATCCGTCATCATATCTAAACTATAAATTGGTAATTAATGGGTTTTTAAGTTCTTAATTTCTGAAATTGTATGAATACAATTGAATACGATACTATAATTACTTATAATCTAATTAATAATAATATTTAAATAGCAGTATTAATCTATGACCACGTGCCAAAGAAAATCCTCATTTTAGGCGGCGGTGTTGGTGGTGTTGTTGCTGCAAAGAAAATGGCAGAGAGATTGAGGGGCAGAGTCGATGCAGAAATAACAATAATAAATGACACTGATTACTACCTATTACCACCATTGCTAGTTAACATAGCATTAGGCGACATGGAACCCAGGCAAGCCCAATTGCCCTTATCAATGCTCGAAAAGAGGGGTGTTAAGTATGTTAAGGCTAAGATAACGAAGATAGACCCCGACAATAGGGTCGTGGAGACGGACCAAGGCAAGTTTAATTATGATTACTTATTGGCGAGTCTAGGTGTTGAGAATGACTTCCAGTCCTATAACCTAGGCGTTGGTTACCACAACTATACACTTGATGGTGCATTAAAACTTAAAGAGGCGCTAAGATCCTTTACCGGTGGAAAGGTTGTTTTATTGGCCCCTGAGCCGATATATAGGTGTGGTGTCTATCCCTTTGAATTTGCTTGCCAATTAGATACTTTGTTTAGGAAGAGGGGTATTAGAGATAGAACAAGTATAACGCTGCTCTACCCATTTAATAAGCCCTTAGAACCTCTAGGTCCTGAAGCCGTTAAAATATCTGAGGGTATTGCTGCTAAGAAGGGTGTGGAATGTGTAAGTGGTGTTAAGCCACCAATTACTATTGATGATAAGGAAAGAGTCGTTACGCTTTCTAATGGTGAAAAATATAAGTATGACCTATTAATTGTGACGCCACCAGCAAGGTTGCCTAAGCCCTTCGAAGGTACGCCATTAGTTGCCGAAATCCCTACTGGGAAATGGACCGCAATAAGTGTATATACGGGTAGGAGTCTTAAGTATGATGATGTGTACTTACCTGGAGAGCACTCAATGCCATATGTAGGTCTTCCAACAGCAGGCGTTCCCGTGCACTTCACTGCACTGGCCAGTGCGGCATCCATTACTGGCGAATTACTCGGTCAACCAGTTGATCCTGCTCAAATAAATGCAATGACATGCGCCTTGGATTATGGCGATGTTGGAATGATGTTTAACTGTGACATAAAGCTTGACCTATCAAGCAATAAGGCTGCATGGATGGGTAGTTGTTATAGTATATTAACGTCACCATTAGGTAGGTTGATTAAGGATCTATTTTATAAATCCTGGTTGGCAACAACAATGTGAGGTGATGATCGTGGCACAGGCTCAACAAACACAGGTTGAGAAGAGCCCGGATGAACAGATTGCAGAGGCCCTCAATGTGCTTGTTCAGAACATTGATGAGGTTAGGGGATTACTTGATCAATTAATTGAGCTTAAGCGTAGTGGTGTTATTGATGCATTAATGATGATAGTTAATAGATTTGAGGAGGTTCTGCAGTACCTCTTCCAGGACCCAGCAGTGCTTAGGTTATTGTCAATACTCATCGATGGTAGTTTACAGGCGATGAATAAACTGGATGCCCAAGATGTAATTAGGCTAAAGGGCTTAGTTCAGGATTTGGGTGGGTGTTTGGGCAAGAACATTGACATAGCGAATGCAAAGCCCATAGGCTTAATGGGGCTTTGGAGCGCATTAGGTGATAAGGACATCCAGAAGGGTCTTGGTGTTACAATGGCCATACTGAAGGCATTAGGTAAGTGTTCATCATCAAAGTAAGCGGTTGATACCATTAAGAATTAAAATCGGGATAATAATTATTACTTGATTCATCAGCTTTAGATTGAAAAAGGTTTTTTAAATACATGAGTATTCTATGAAGAATGATGAAAATACAAGTCAAATTTTTGACCATATTATACGAAAAGACAAAGACCCTAAAGGCGGAAATCGAATTACCAGAGGGATCAACTTTACTTGAACTCATAAAGAAAATAGACAGTAACATATATCAGGGTTTCTCTAAGCTTATCCTAGACTGCAATAATAAAGTTAGAGAGAAGTTCTTGGTAATGATTAATGGTAGGTCTATTGACTTCCTTGAGGGAATTAACACTAGGTTACGGGATGGTGATGAGGTAACGTTCCTACCGCATTGTGGCATTGCATAGTGAATACTTTTAGGAATTAAGTTTTTAAATTAAATGATGAAGCCAAGTTTAATGAAGGTTCAGGTTAAGTTCTTGGCATCTCTTTATGACATAACTAAGGTGCTTAAGACAGAGCTTAATGTACCTGATGGTATAACTGTCAAGGATTTAATAGTAATCATTGACAAGTCAGTGAGTCCCAACTTCTCTAAGGTAATACTTGATGATAACAGTAAACTTAAGGATCAGTACGTAATTCTAGTTAATGGTAGGTCCGTGGACTTCCTAAATGGACTAAGTACTAAATTATCTAATGGTGATGAGGTAGTGTTTCTCCCACCTGCCGGTGGCGGTTGAGTATTATCACTATCGCTTAATCCGTCAATTGTGGTCACCGGATACATGTGCCAAGCGAAGCGGAATATGCAATCTCTAAGGACTAGGTGGAGGTTTCAGGCCATTAAGCCTTCAGAGCCTGTCCGTGCTATGGGAGACATGCTCCAAGCCGTGGACTTAAGTCTATGGTACTAGCAAAGAATAGGAACAGTTTACTATTTAAGAATTTTTTAGTAAATGTTATTTATTTTTATAAAAATTTGAGATTGAGTTAATATTCAGTGGTTTGAAATAAAATCGTTCAATTATGCATTGCTTTGTTCCTGGTCCTCTTCATAGTTCTCCATGAGCCATGATGGTGTTGATAATATGGCCACATAGCCGCCGAAGGTCTGTGTCAGTGTCAGGTTCTCCTCAACTGATTTTGGCATTACGAATAGTTCGATGTCCTTCCTTCCCCTAAGCATTAATGTTAGGTTCATTATCTCATCCTCGCCAACATCCTCACTAACAACAACAATCTTGGCAATACCTCTCTTGATCGCGTCCATCACGGGGTCCTTACCGTAGATTAGGTACTCCGGTTTCTTAACAGCTAGGTACATAATTTCCTCCATTAGTTTCTTGGCCTTAACGTACTCCGTCTCCTTGAGCTTATCCTCAGCATTCCTAATTGCTTCGAGGACGCCACTAATGTCGGCACAACACGCAGGCACTATTGCGATTACCTTGTCCCTTATTCTATGATCGAGTTCCCCCTCTTCAAGGAATTCCTCCTTGGTTGGGCCTGGCCCAGCGACAACGATGCCCTTTAGGTTGGGTATTTCGGTTAGTATCTTGTTGGTTCTTTCGGCTACCATCTTGTAGAAGGTCTCGGCTAGGTGTTCTGTCTGTCGCTTGTATCTTAGGGCTGATTGACCGCCTGCGGCATGTTTATTTGGTACGAAGAACTGAACCTTATCTGCAATCTCCCAGTAATTACCCCTTAGTAGCGCGATCACGGCCTCGCCTCTTTCAATGACTATTATACCATACGTATCACTACTCTTCACCATACCCTCCAGGATCTCCGTATGGAATGAGGTATCGCATATGTACTTAAAGGTTGATATGGGCAATGGTGGTATCAGAGCATGGAAAACCCACTCATAGTTACCAGGGTTTATCATGTGAAAGCCTCCAAATATCGCAAGCCCATTCTCAGGCGCCTTAGATATACCTTTTATCGAGTTTATTATCCTCTCAAGTGCATCCTGAACATGAGTCCTAGTGGTTTTATCCTTGATGTTACTTGCCAAAGCCCACTCCTGCCTAAGCATTGATACGACATCGGGAATCGGCCTATTACTATTGATGTAGAGACTAATGAGCGTAGTTGCATATCCCCTGTATCTCTTCAGCAAATTTATTATGACCTTAAGCTCTCCGAAATCCTTTATTCCAGGACGTCCACGAAGAACCAAAGGACCTACTTCATTTAAAAGCCTTTTGCTATACTTAAAGCATCTCAACAGCCACTGCGGTTGCGCCACCCGTGCCATGACACAGCGCAGCCACGCCTCTCCTGCCACCAACGTGTATTAATGCCGACATTAATGTCGTAACTATTCTGGCACCACTTGCACCAAGTGGATGGCCCAGTGCTATTGCGCCACCGAATATATTCATCTTCTCGTACGGTATACCCAATTCCTTATTTACCAGGACATTAACAACGGCGAAGGCCTCATTAACCTCGAAAACATCAACATCACCCACGTCCCAACCAACCTTGCTCAGTAATTTCCTAATCGCATGAATCGGTGCCTCTGGGAATCTCCAGGGCTCGAGCATGTGCCATGTGTAACCAATAATCCTAGCCATAGGCCTCAATCCCAGTTCCTTTGCCTTGTCTATGGTGGTTAATAGCAGTGCGGCAGCTCCATCAGATAGTTGAGAGGAATTACCAGCGGTGTGTAGTCCGCTCGAACCAAAGGCAGGTTTTAGCCTTGCTAATTTCTCAAGGCTTGTGTCTGGTCTGATCCCTTCGTCCTTATCTAAGTAAACCCTTTCACCGTTTATTGCAGTATCCACAGGCTCCAGTTCAAGGTAATACTTATTCTCGGTGGCCCTTAGGGCTCTCATGTGGCTCTCATAGGCAACCTTATCAAGTTCCTCCCTGGTTATTTCGTGTTCTACAGCCACCTTATCGGCCTCCTGTCCCATAAGCATCATGTTTGTGGGGTCTATTAACCCATCATGGATCATCAAGTCCATAAACCTTAAATCTCTGCCAATTAAGTGCTTAATTCCCCACCTTGCATCATGCGGTAGCGCAAGTGGTTGCGTACTCATGGATTCAGCACCACCAGCGATCACTACATTGACGTCGCCGACCTTAAGGGCCCTGACCGCTTCGATAATTGCCTGCATTCCTGATGAGCAAACCCTATTAACGGTAAATGCACTGACGCTATTCGGCAACCCAGCCAGTAGCGCTGCGAATCTGCTTAGGTTCTGCCCCATGCCTCCCTGGAGTGTTGAGCCGAAAACAACCTCATCAATTAACTTTCCATCAATACCAACTCTATTGATTAAGGATTTTATTGTCTCAGCGGCTAAATACGGGGTCTTCATGTTTCTAAATGCACCACCAAATTTACCAATGGGGGTCCTTACGAAACCCGTGATAACAACCTCCTGGCTCATACGTGCTAATGATGATCTAAACAATATTAAACTTTGTCCCTAGTTTATAAGCAATAATGGGAATAAGCCATAGTCGAATTATTATTCAACAGTTAAATATCGTTGAGGATATAACTTAATTACCTAGGTGTTAACCGAAGGATCAATGGACATATTGGATAAGCTTCACGGCCTCTATGGGCGCGAGATTGATGAGCAATTAATCAAGTACCTAGGTAAGGATGTTAATGAGGAATTCAGGGAGGCTGTGATTTACCAAGTATCCACTGGCGGTAAGAGATTGAGACCGTTAATAACATTAACAACCGCAGGGGCCTGCGGTAGTGATTACAGGATTGCGCTACCGGCTGCGGCTATTGTGGAACTCATACACAACTACTCCCTGATATATGACGACATAATTGATGAGGCGTTACTAAGGAGGAATAAGCCAACAGTTAGGGCTAAGTATGGCGATAATGCGGCCATACTAATCGGTATATGGTATAGGGAGGCGATCGAGGAGGCAATACTCGATACCAGGGATCCGGTATCCTTTGCTAAGGAGACCGCAAACACAATACGCGCAATAGACGAGGGGGAACGCCTTGATATACTCCTGGAGTACTCGGGGCGCAAGGATCCGTACTTCACCGAGAACAGGCTTGGCCCTAGGCTATTGGGTAATTGGGGGGCTCTCTACGATACGTACATAAGGATGATTGGCCTGAAGACCGCGGCCCTAATAAGGGCAGCATCAGTCTTTGGCGCCATGTCGGTTGGCG is a genomic window of Vulcanisaeta souniana JCM 11219 containing:
- a CDS encoding ABC transporter permease — encoded protein: MSLRTLFTMSMRNLGSRRTRVILTMLAIVYSVALMVTLETMTYGFKVAITSEVENILPTDLMVYSQSVSIPEEVAQVIARLPHVSYVVPAIILGTVQVNGQAVTLIGIPSQYFSYFEVHMENGSMPASDGEAIIQDTLASEGNVSIGDTIYAQVLTGVQGSTQIIPLKVTGTFSSILGGFLGFHLNMIVTTIGTLQDDLGDAGFINAIFIKLSQENPTYLNQLATALSEYFPNADVYEQSSVLGSISNALSMVNLFFVVIIALSLIVTGLSVANTAIMNVRERTREIGILKALGASNRQVIIIFLLEVIIMSIVGSALGIVLGIGGAYLARYIMIKINVPIIIPVILLPTLYLYSLLIAVATSIVASVPSLISITRIRPMEVLRIE
- a CDS encoding NAD(P)/FAD-dependent oxidoreductase — protein: MPKKILILGGGVGGVVAAKKMAERLRGRVDAEITIINDTDYYLLPPLLVNIALGDMEPRQAQLPLSMLEKRGVKYVKAKITKIDPDNRVVETDQGKFNYDYLLASLGVENDFQSYNLGVGYHNYTLDGALKLKEALRSFTGGKVVLLAPEPIYRCGVYPFEFACQLDTLFRKRGIRDRTSITLLYPFNKPLEPLGPEAVKISEGIAAKKGVECVSGVKPPITIDDKERVVTLSNGEKYKYDLLIVTPPARLPKPFEGTPLVAEIPTGKWTAISVYTGRSLKYDDVYLPGEHSMPYVGLPTAGVPVHFTALASAASITGELLGQPVDPAQINAMTCALDYGDVGMMFNCDIKLDLSSNKAAWMGSCYSILTSPLGRLIKDLFYKSWLATTM
- a CDS encoding DUF1641 domain-containing protein, with the translated sequence MIVAQAQQTQVEKSPDEQIAEALNVLVQNIDEVRGLLDQLIELKRSGVIDALMMIVNRFEEVLQYLFQDPAVLRLLSILIDGSLQAMNKLDAQDVIRLKGLVQDLGGCLGKNIDIANAKPIGLMGLWSALGDKDIQKGLGVTMAILKALGKCSSSK
- a CDS encoding MoaD/ThiS family protein, which translates into the protein MKIQVKFLTILYEKTKTLKAEIELPEGSTLLELIKKIDSNIYQGFSKLILDCNNKVREKFLVMINGRSIDFLEGINTRLRDGDEVTFLPHCGIA
- a CDS encoding MoaD/ThiS family protein encodes the protein MKVQVKFLASLYDITKVLKTELNVPDGITVKDLIVIIDKSVSPNFSKVILDDNSKLKDQYVILVNGRSVDFLNGLSTKLSNGDEVVFLPPAGGG
- the prf1 gene encoding peptide chain release factor aRF-1, with protein sequence MVLRGRPGIKDFGELKVIINLLKRYRGYATTLISLYINSNRPIPDVVSMLRQEWALASNIKDKTTRTHVQDALERIINSIKGISKAPENGLAIFGGFHMINPGNYEWVFHALIPPLPISTFKYICDTSFHTEILEGMVKSSDTYGIIVIERGEAVIALLRGNYWEIADKVQFFVPNKHAAGGQSALRYKRQTEHLAETFYKMVAERTNKILTEIPNLKGIVVAGPGPTKEEFLEEGELDHRIRDKVIAIVPACCADISGVLEAIRNAEDKLKETEYVKAKKLMEEIMYLAVKKPEYLIYGKDPVMDAIKRGIAKIVVVSEDVGEDEIMNLTLMLRGRKDIELFVMPKSVEENLTLTQTFGGYVAILSTPSWLMENYEEDQEQSNA
- a CDS encoding thiolase family protein, which gives rise to MSQEVVITGFVRTPIGKFGGAFRNMKTPYLAAETIKSLINRVGIDGKLIDEVVFGSTLQGGMGQNLSRFAALLAGLPNSVSAFTVNRVCSSGMQAIIEAVRALKVGDVNVVIAGGAESMSTQPLALPHDARWGIKHLIGRDLRFMDLMIHDGLIDPTNMMLMGQEADKVAVEHEITREELDKVAYESHMRALRATENKYYLELEPVDTAINGERVYLDKDEGIRPDTSLEKLARLKPAFGSSGLHTAGNSSQLSDGAAALLLTTIDKAKELGLRPMARIIGYTWHMLEPWRFPEAPIHAIRKLLSKVGWDVGDVDVFEVNEAFAVVNVLVNKELGIPYEKMNIFGGAIALGHPLGASGARIVTTLMSALIHVGGRRGVAALCHGTGGATAVAVEML
- a CDS encoding polyprenyl synthetase family protein → MDILDKLHGLYGREIDEQLIKYLGKDVNEEFREAVIYQVSTGGKRLRPLITLTTAGACGSDYRIALPAAAIVELIHNYSLIYDDIIDEALLRRNKPTVRAKYGDNAAILIGIWYREAIEEAILDTRDPVSFAKETANTIRAIDEGERLDILLEYSGRKDPYFTENRLGPRLLGNWGALYDTYIRMIGLKTAALIRAASVFGAMSVGANHCIRALSDYGTYLGLAFQVLDDVLDVFGDVRKFGKEIGKDIKEHKLGNAVVIMALRELNDKDKEELLSILSSGVITDIDIKRAVELISKTNARENALRLARDFAERSEKALGELGSNEYVEDLREILRFTVTREF